Genomic segment of Edaphobacter bradus:
CCCATCACCTGGGTGCTGATCACGGAGATTTTCCCTAATCGATACCGGGGCACGGCTGTGTCCATCACTGTTGCGGCCCTCTGGGTTGCATCCTTTGTGCTGACGTATACGTTCCCCCTGCTGAACCGTGCCGTCGGTTCCTCGGGCGCATTTCTTGTGTACAGCGGCATATGCTTTATCGGCGGTGTCTTTGTCTACCTGGTGGTCCCGGAAACCAAAGGCAGGCCGCTAGAGGCCATGGGGGTCTAACAAGATAGAAAGCGAAACCTGGACCTGTTCGCGCAGTCCTTCACGCGGATACTCGAAAAAGACCGCGTCCCTGTGTTCAAAGAAGGCATGCAGAAAGTCGCTCCGTGCGTGCTCGAAGTCGACTCCGGCGTGGAACTTCTCCTCCAGCTGCAGATAGTTCATGGCTCAAGCTGATGACAAACAGTGCTAATCCGAAAATTCTCGAACTTAAGGAAAATCAAAAAATGAGATCAAGAGCGTTCGATACTGGCCGCGCTGGTTAATCCAGACGGAAGAGGTAGGTTGTTTCGGCGGCTATTCGACCCAGCCGTTACCATACAGCAAACTTCTAAAAAAAGTTTAAGAAGAACTTGGTCCCGATGTAGAGGAACCGCAATCAACCGAAGACTCCGTCGACGCGGTATTTCCCTTTAGTAGGTTCGGGACGCCCCCGCACCGAGTCATTAAAGGAAGAAACCCTCAATGTTGAATTCATCAGCCTCACCGAACACCTTGCCTCTGGCTTTTCCCGCAATGCCTTCAAAGAACGATCTGATGATGGAACTCAAGGAACGGTGGAGCGAAGACAATCGTCCTTTTCACTTCCCGCACTCGTTGGTCATTCTCATGGGGTACATTGGACTGCTCCAGAGTCACGATGCTTCGCTTATTCATCGCGCCACCGGTTTTCCGCTCGGCTTCGTCTCGCGTGTAATCTTCGAACTCCTGCGTAGCCCGCGATGGCACTCAGACGAAGGCTTCGTGGATCTGGTCCGCCTCGCGCAGGACTCCGACGCGAAGCAGATTGACTATGCGCTTGGCGAACTGCTCAGTTCCAAGTTGTTTGGTGACGGTGTCTACTCCGAACTCGAAAAGGAGTGGTACCGTTTGATGGGCGTTACCATCGAGCTCTAGGCCATGGGTGCCGATCATCAGCATGGTCGGCACTTATAGATATATCTCCTGGCCAGTTGAGCCGGTTCGTCGGATCTAGGTGACGTTGACGAGTCAAGCCAATGGCGTGAGCGGGAAGGCGCGGTTCTATTTCCAAATCGCGTCTTGGATTTGTTGTCTCGATTCCG
This window contains:
- a CDS encoding MFS transporter, with the translated sequence MLLGCFSIGSCHLAASIAYHMHMQGAWILALTLAAIGCYAMTLAPITWVLITEIFPNRYRGTAVSITVAALWVASFVLTYTFPLLNRAVGSSGAFLVYSGICFIGGVFVYLVVPETKGRPLEAMGV